The Scomber japonicus isolate fScoJap1 chromosome 9, fScoJap1.pri, whole genome shotgun sequence genome includes a region encoding these proteins:
- the zgc:154046 gene encoding carnitine O-acetyltransferase-like isoform X1 gives MLRVFVRTVLRPGMVKPCRLLRPVTQIPERSLHQEGLPKLPVPPLKQTFERYLATLEPIVSEEELEHTRQLVEEFLKGGVGERLQKSLDRRARKTENWLSEWWMQTAYLDCRMPVAVYTSPGVVLPRMHFQDRQGQMRFAAKLIAGVLEFKKMIDTQTVPVEYLSKKPLCMDQYYQILSSCRIPGPKRDTVVNHSIGKTPPNHITVVHNFQFFVLDVYNSDGSPLTVDQIYMQLEKIWNSSLQTNKEPIGILTSQHRNTWGKAYNNLIKDKTNKESVRAIQKSIFTVCLDAPMPRVSDNLYQSRVAAQMLHGGGARWNSGNRWFDKTIQFIVGEDGTCGLVYEHAPAEGPPIVFLIDYVVKCMQRIEIVRSPMIPLAMPQKLRFNITPEVKRDIEKAKQNMNIMVHDLDVHVLMFSHFGKNVPKQHKLSPDAFVQMAFQLAYFKMYNVCCPTSESASLRMFKYGRTDAIRATTADSLNFVQAMQDPAKKNTERLELLQKAVETHKENTYNAIHGQAIDRHLLGLRMQGIEDLTSLPEIFMDTSFAVAHHYNLLTSQVGSKTDCVMCFGPMVPDGYGVCYNPMDEHINIAITAFNSCEETHAAKFAQAVEDALLDMRALLEDTATAKQ, from the exons ATGTTGAGGGTTTTTGTCAGAACCGTG CTACGGCCGGGCATGGTGAAGCCATGTCGCCTGCTCAGACCAGTAACACAGATCCCAGAGAGGTCCCTTCACCAGGAGGGTTTACCTAAGCTGCCTGTGCCACCTTTGAAGCAGACATTTGAGCGCTACCTGGCCACGCTGGAGCCTATCGTCAGCGAAGAGGAGCTGGAACACACCCGGCAGCTGGTGGAGGAGTTCCTCAAGGGAGGTGTGGGGGAAAGGCTGCAGAAAAGTCTGGATCGACGGGCCCGAAAGACAGAAAACTGG CTATCAGAATGGTGGATGCAAACAGCCTATCTAGACTGCCGAATGCCGGTGGCAGTCTACACCAGCCCCGGGGTTGTCCTGCCCCGCATGCACTTCCAAGATCGCCAAGGACAAATGAG GTTTGCTGCCAAACTAATTGCAGGAGTTttggagtttaaaaaaatgattgacaC TCAGACCGTGCCCGTAGAGTATTTGAGTAAGAAGCCGCTGTGTATGGACCAGTATTACCAGATCCTGTCCTCCTGTCGTATCCCTGGACCAAAGAGAGATACTGTTGTTAATCACTCCATAGGAAAAACACCACCCAACCACATCACTGTGGTTCACAACTTCCAG TTCTTTGTCTTGGATGTGTATAACAGCGATGGCAGCCCGCTGACAGTGGATCAGATTTACATGCAGCTGGAGAAGATCTGGAACTCTTCATTGCAGACCAACAAGGAACCTATTGGCATCCTAACATCACAGCACCGTAACACGTGGGGAAAAGCCTATAACAATTTGATCAagg ATAAGACGAATAAGGAGTCTGTCCGTGCCATCCAGAAAAGCATcttcactgtgtgtttggatgCTCCAATGCCAAGAGTGTCAGATAATCTGTACCAGAGCCGTGTGGCTGCTCAGATGCTGCATGGAGGAGGGGCTCGATGGAACAGCGGCAACCGCTGGTTTGACAAGACAATACAA TTCATTGTCGGTGAAGACGGTACTTGTGGACTGGTGTATGAACATGCACCTGCTGAGGGACCACCCATTGTGTTTCTCATCGATTATGTTGTTAAATGCAT GCAAAGGATTGAAATAGTCCGCTCCCCCATGATTCCCCTGGCCATGCCTCAGAAACTTCGTTTTAACATTACACCTGAGGTCAAAAGAGACATTGAGAAAGCcaaacaaaatatgaacat CATGGTACATGACTTGGACGTGCATGTGCTGATGTTTTCTCATTTTGGAAAAAATGTGCCAAAGCAACACAAGCTGAGTCCAGATGCCTTTGTGCAAATGGCTTTTCAACTCGCCTACTTCAA GATGTATAATGTTTGCTGCCCTACCTCTGAGAGTGCATCATTACGAATGTTCAAATATGGGCGTACAGATGCAATCCGTGCAACCACTGCAGACTCTTTAAATTTCGTCCAGGCAATGCAAGACCCAGCTAAAAAG AACACAGAGAGGCTGGAACTACTGCAGAAAGCTGTTGAGACACATAAGGAAAACACGTACAAT GCCATTCATGGACAAGCCATAGACAGACACCTTCTCGGGCTGAGGATGCAGGGTATTGAAGACCTGACCTCTTTGCCTGAGATATTCATGGACACCTCTTTTGCTGTGGCTCACCATTATAATCTCTTAACCAGCCAG GTTGGCTCAAAGACAGACTGTGTGATGTGCTTTGGTCCAATGGTGCCAGATGGCTATGGGGTGTGTTACAATCCCATGGATGAGCACATCAACATCGCCATCACGGCCTTTAACAGCTGTGAGGAGACTCATGCAGCCAAGTTTGCCCAAGCTGTAGAGGATGCTCTGTTGGACATGAGAGCTCTCCTGGAAGACACAGCTACAGCCAAGCAGTGA
- the zgc:154046 gene encoding carnitine O-acetyltransferase-like isoform X2 encodes MVKPCRLLRPVTQIPERSLHQEGLPKLPVPPLKQTFERYLATLEPIVSEEELEHTRQLVEEFLKGGVGERLQKSLDRRARKTENWLSEWWMQTAYLDCRMPVAVYTSPGVVLPRMHFQDRQGQMRFAAKLIAGVLEFKKMIDTQTVPVEYLSKKPLCMDQYYQILSSCRIPGPKRDTVVNHSIGKTPPNHITVVHNFQFFVLDVYNSDGSPLTVDQIYMQLEKIWNSSLQTNKEPIGILTSQHRNTWGKAYNNLIKDKTNKESVRAIQKSIFTVCLDAPMPRVSDNLYQSRVAAQMLHGGGARWNSGNRWFDKTIQFIVGEDGTCGLVYEHAPAEGPPIVFLIDYVVKCMQRIEIVRSPMIPLAMPQKLRFNITPEVKRDIEKAKQNMNIMVHDLDVHVLMFSHFGKNVPKQHKLSPDAFVQMAFQLAYFKMYNVCCPTSESASLRMFKYGRTDAIRATTADSLNFVQAMQDPAKKNTERLELLQKAVETHKENTYNAIHGQAIDRHLLGLRMQGIEDLTSLPEIFMDTSFAVAHHYNLLTSQVGSKTDCVMCFGPMVPDGYGVCYNPMDEHINIAITAFNSCEETHAAKFAQAVEDALLDMRALLEDTATAKQ; translated from the exons ATGGTGAAGCCATGTCGCCTGCTCAGACCAGTAACACAGATCCCAGAGAGGTCCCTTCACCAGGAGGGTTTACCTAAGCTGCCTGTGCCACCTTTGAAGCAGACATTTGAGCGCTACCTGGCCACGCTGGAGCCTATCGTCAGCGAAGAGGAGCTGGAACACACCCGGCAGCTGGTGGAGGAGTTCCTCAAGGGAGGTGTGGGGGAAAGGCTGCAGAAAAGTCTGGATCGACGGGCCCGAAAGACAGAAAACTGG CTATCAGAATGGTGGATGCAAACAGCCTATCTAGACTGCCGAATGCCGGTGGCAGTCTACACCAGCCCCGGGGTTGTCCTGCCCCGCATGCACTTCCAAGATCGCCAAGGACAAATGAG GTTTGCTGCCAAACTAATTGCAGGAGTTttggagtttaaaaaaatgattgacaC TCAGACCGTGCCCGTAGAGTATTTGAGTAAGAAGCCGCTGTGTATGGACCAGTATTACCAGATCCTGTCCTCCTGTCGTATCCCTGGACCAAAGAGAGATACTGTTGTTAATCACTCCATAGGAAAAACACCACCCAACCACATCACTGTGGTTCACAACTTCCAG TTCTTTGTCTTGGATGTGTATAACAGCGATGGCAGCCCGCTGACAGTGGATCAGATTTACATGCAGCTGGAGAAGATCTGGAACTCTTCATTGCAGACCAACAAGGAACCTATTGGCATCCTAACATCACAGCACCGTAACACGTGGGGAAAAGCCTATAACAATTTGATCAagg ATAAGACGAATAAGGAGTCTGTCCGTGCCATCCAGAAAAGCATcttcactgtgtgtttggatgCTCCAATGCCAAGAGTGTCAGATAATCTGTACCAGAGCCGTGTGGCTGCTCAGATGCTGCATGGAGGAGGGGCTCGATGGAACAGCGGCAACCGCTGGTTTGACAAGACAATACAA TTCATTGTCGGTGAAGACGGTACTTGTGGACTGGTGTATGAACATGCACCTGCTGAGGGACCACCCATTGTGTTTCTCATCGATTATGTTGTTAAATGCAT GCAAAGGATTGAAATAGTCCGCTCCCCCATGATTCCCCTGGCCATGCCTCAGAAACTTCGTTTTAACATTACACCTGAGGTCAAAAGAGACATTGAGAAAGCcaaacaaaatatgaacat CATGGTACATGACTTGGACGTGCATGTGCTGATGTTTTCTCATTTTGGAAAAAATGTGCCAAAGCAACACAAGCTGAGTCCAGATGCCTTTGTGCAAATGGCTTTTCAACTCGCCTACTTCAA GATGTATAATGTTTGCTGCCCTACCTCTGAGAGTGCATCATTACGAATGTTCAAATATGGGCGTACAGATGCAATCCGTGCAACCACTGCAGACTCTTTAAATTTCGTCCAGGCAATGCAAGACCCAGCTAAAAAG AACACAGAGAGGCTGGAACTACTGCAGAAAGCTGTTGAGACACATAAGGAAAACACGTACAAT GCCATTCATGGACAAGCCATAGACAGACACCTTCTCGGGCTGAGGATGCAGGGTATTGAAGACCTGACCTCTTTGCCTGAGATATTCATGGACACCTCTTTTGCTGTGGCTCACCATTATAATCTCTTAACCAGCCAG GTTGGCTCAAAGACAGACTGTGTGATGTGCTTTGGTCCAATGGTGCCAGATGGCTATGGGGTGTGTTACAATCCCATGGATGAGCACATCAACATCGCCATCACGGCCTTTAACAGCTGTGAGGAGACTCATGCAGCCAAGTTTGCCCAAGCTGTAGAGGATGCTCTGTTGGACATGAGAGCTCTCCTGGAAGACACAGCTACAGCCAAGCAGTGA
- the LOC128365267 gene encoding immediate early response gene 5-like protein: MECAFDAQNLISISLRKIQSSRTQRGGIKLHKNLLVTYVLRNARQFYMSKNLSQTQRTHQYEDVAAVREKQEYLELTGSFTELADDFYCNFTGVESDTWHCGAHQPNGQPAELAHQDASACAMVSPSDSELMVSAACWNCADKSSWELPIPNTQANQKTVLDLDTHVVTTVTNGYFHSDCCAQPKQPQGAQCYTKKRKMDTSYHIVDPEFYLPDFGPVPCKRMRTDDDSHSDSDQLDTTNISNLISVLGSGGLSEFVGWQQTDLEQIFAVQTICLKHTLLTGSGWTRAIEAF; this comes from the coding sequence ATGGAGTGTGCATTTGACGCACAGAATCTGATCTCCATTTCTTTGAGGAAAATCCAAAGCTCCAGGACGCAGAGAGGAGGCATCAAGCTCCACAAGAACTTACTGGTAACGTACGTTCTGAGAAACGCCAGGCAGTTTTATATGAGCAAAAACTTGTCGCAAACGCAGAGGACGCATCAGTATGAGGATGTAGCTGCCGTCCGTGAAAAGCAAGAATACCTTGAATTGACTGGAAGCTTTACGGAGTTGGCCGATGACTTCTACTGCAACTTTACTGGGGTTGAGTCGGACACTTGGCACTGCGGAGCGCACCAGCCCAACGGCCAGCCTGCAGAGCTGGCGCACCAAGACGCATCTGCCTGCGCAATGGTTTCTCCAAGTGACTCTGAGCTCATGGTTTCGGCAGCCTGTTGGAATTGTGCAGACAAATCCTCCTGGGAGTTACCTATCCCAAACACACAAGCCAACCAAAAGACTGTCCTGGACTTGGACACGCATGTTGTGACTACTGTCACGAATGGATACTTCCACTCAGACTGTTGCGCGCAGCCAAAACAGCCGCAGGGCGCGCAGTGCTACACTAAAAAGCGAAAGATGGACACAAGTTATCATATTGTTGATCCAGAGTTTTATTTACCAGACTTTGGGCCAGTGCCATGTAAAAGGATGAGGACTGATGATGATTCACACTCAGACTCGGACCAATTGGACACCACAAACATCTCCAACCTGATCTCGGTGCTGGGTTCAGGTGGACTGTCTGAGTTTGTGGGTTGGCAGCAGACGGACCTTGAGCAAATATTCGCCGTTCAAACAATTTGTTTAAAACATACACTGTTAACAGGCAGCGGTTGGACCAGAGCAATCGAAGCATTTTGA
- the asb6 gene encoding ankyrin repeat and SOCS box protein 6, whose amino-acid sequence MPFLHGFRRIIYEYQPLVDAVMSVIGLKEGNGSQDDRVRTPEDESGLCSSLVELLERESQSEVFMEGISYALFKISERGLVYAAEILLRYGADLNFEDPVSYYNPLHIAALRNQPNMVRLLVSHGADIEKRDRIHESSPLDLASEESERLPCLLTLLDLGADVNARDKHGKTPLLHALASSDGLTVHNTENIQFLLERGADVNAATVDGETVESSLVFLVKEALEANVEDAAEIGSFCLKTTQLLLAHSVDPSCCLNEDGEASLTQTSLEHFDLLFPLAVLLIQSGASLVCTYHVNCCWSFDSLLFQRLQTALQQCSDQSHASELLEQAEVLLDLAKVNVPTLHLPSRLELPAAGQDPHPYAQALLDLHSQVVEHYASPPALRCLCRTFIRSHLQPWPLEDKVKALPLPDRLKDFLLPEHTYTPKPGWDCFKPQSSQR is encoded by the exons ATGCCTTTCCTCCATGGGTTTCGACGGATCATCTATGAGTACCAGCCGCTGGTGGACGCTGTGATGAGTGTTATTGGgctaaaggaaggaaatggTAGCCAGGATGACAG AGTGAGAACACCTGAGGATGAGAGTGGTCTGTGCAGCTCTCTGGTGGAGCTTCTGGAGCGAGAGTCCCAGTCTGAAGTGTTTATGGAAGGCATCAGCTACGCTCTGTTCAAGATATCAGAGCGGGGACTGGTGTACGCTGCTGAAATCCTTCTACGCTACGGTGCTGATCTAAACTTTGAAG ACCCAGTTTCTTACTACAATCCACTACATATAGCAGCTTTGAGGAACCAGCCAAACATGGTGAGGCTGCTGGTCAGTCACGGGGCAGATATTGAAAAGAGGGACAGG ATCCATGAGAGCAGTCCCTTGGATCTTGCCAGTGAGGAGTCGGAGAGACTGCCCTGCCTGCTCACCCTGCTGGACCTGGGTGCTGATGTGAATGCAAGGGATAAACATG GAAAAACACCTTTGCTCCATGCCTTGGCAAGCAGTGATGGACTCACTGTgcacaacacagaaaacatcCAGTTTCTGCTTGAGAGAG GTGCTGATGTGAATGCTGCTACTGTAGATGGTGAAACTGTTGAGTCCTCCTTGGTGTTTCTGGTTAAGGAGGCTCTTGAGGCCAACGTAGAGGATGCTGCTGAGATTGGCAGCTTCTGCTTGAAAACCACACAGCTCCTGCTGGCCCACAGTGTGGACCCCAGCTGCTGTCTGAACGAAGATGGCGAGGCCTCACTGACCCAGACGAGCCTGGAGCACTTTGACCTGCTCTTCCCTTTGGCTGTGCTCTTAATCCAGAGTGGAGCCTCTTTGGTTTGTACCTATCACGTCAACTGCTGTTGGTCGTTTGACAGCCTCCTTTTCCAGCGGCTCCAAACAGCCCTGCAGCAGTGCTCTGATCAAAGTCATGCCTCTGAGCTCCTTGAGCAGGCTGAGGTGTTGCTTGACTTGGCAAAGGTAAATGTCCCTACACTGCATCTGCCTTCCAGGCTGGAGCTCCCTGCAGCTGGGCAGGACCCTCACCCCTATGCTCAGGCTTTGCTAGACCTGCACAGCCAGGTAGTAGAGCATTATGCAAGCCCTCCTGCTCTGCGGTGCCTCTGCAGGACATTTATAAGGAGCCACCTACAGCCCTGGCCTCTGGAAGACAAAGTAAAAGCTTTGCCATTACCAGACAGACTGAAAGACTTTCTTCTTCCTGAGCACACATACACCCCAAAGCCTGGCTGGGACTGCTTCAAGCCTCAGAGTAGCCAGCGTTGA